The proteins below are encoded in one region of Hordeum vulgare subsp. vulgare chromosome 3H, MorexV3_pseudomolecules_assembly, whole genome shotgun sequence:
- the LOC123443705 gene encoding uncharacterized protein LOC123443705, with translation MERGESILDAVLDEKTLDFGGDDVEMADAEVEETPIPDPPAAGAGAAGGGAQAGGPAGKKKKKRKSGRSKNRGRPDGPPTKIGDINRFVLDTCRRLKEKKSYLVWNAIGCLGVSAVSDLVQEVEAIQKCGGQTIADGSRFRTGGGILWNILKSREPKAYKEIMVKGRELEKQFMYTKGRPQSSRNEDASSQGSALVDEEVEAHDDPEHLVDAEEAAPSVDKAEPRKPIADRIRVPVAYDDLFEDGEIHEGQPQN, from the exons atGGAGAGGGGCGAGAGCATCCTGGATGCCGTGCTCGACGAGAAAACCCTAGATTTCGGCGGAGATGACGTCGAGATGGCTGACGCGGAGGTGGAGGAAACCCCCATCCCCGACCCCCCGGCCGCCGGAGCAGGAGCCGCTGGCGGTGGTGCGCAGGCGGGCGGACCGGctggaaagaaaaagaagaagagaaagtccGGGAGGAGTAAGAACAGGGGGAGGCCTGATGGGCCACCCACCAAGATCGGCGACATTAATCG TTTTGTACTTGACACGTGCAGGCGCTTGAAAGAGAAAAAGTCATACCTTGTCTGGAATGCTATTGGCTGCCTTGGCGTTTCTGCTGTCAGCGATCTTGTCCAAGAG GTTGAGGCCATTCAGAAGTGTGGTGGGCAGACAATTGCTGATGGAAGTCGTTTCCGAACAGGTGGAGGAATCCTCTGGAACATCTTGAAATCACGAGAGCCAAAGGCATACAAGGAAATTATGGTGAAGGGAAGGGAGCTTGAG AAGCAGTTCATGTATACGAAAGGCAGACCACAGTCGAGCAGAAATGAAGATGCAAGCTCACAGGGCAGCGCCCTAGTTGACGAGGAAGTTGAAGCACATGATGACCCTGAGCACTTAGTCGATGCAGAGGAAGCAGCTCCTTCTGTTGATAAAGCTGAACCTCGTAAACCAATAGCCGACAGAATTCGTGTGCCTGTTGCTTATGATGATCTTTTTGAGGACGGAGAGATACATGAAGGACAACCACAAAATTGA